The window AGCCGGATGCGGGAGGGCCACGAGGGCGAGTTCTGGGCCGACACCCGCCGCATGCACCTGTTCGACCCGCGCACCGGAGAGAACCTCACCCGCGACGAGGCGGCCGCGGCCGAACTCGCCGAACTGGAGCGGGAGAAACTCCAGGAGCGCACCGGATGAGCTGGTGGCGCCACGCGGTCATCTACCAGGTGTACGTGTGGAGCTTCGCCGACTCCGACGGTGACGGCGTTGGTGACCTGCGTGGCGTCCGGTCGCGGCTGCCGTACCTGCGCGAACTCGGCGTCGACGCGATCTGGCTGAACCCGTTCTACCCGTCGCCGCAGGCCGACAACGGCTACGACGTCGCCGACCACCGCGACGTCGACCCCCGCTTCGGGGTGCTGGCCGACGCCGACGACCTGATCCGCGAGGCGCACACCCTCGGCCTGCGGATCATCATCGACCTGGTGCCCAACCACACCTCCTCCGAGCATCCCTGGTTCCGGGCGGCGCTCGCGGCCCCTCCGGGCGCCGCCGTCCGGGGCCGCTACCTGTTCCGCGACGGCCGCGGCCCGCACGGCGACCGGCCACCCAACAACTGGACCAGCCGGTTCGGCGGGCGCGCCTGGACCCGGGCCCCGGACGGGCAGTGGTACCTGCACCTGTTCGCCCCCCAGCAGCCGGATCTCGACTGGACGGCCGACGAGGTCCGCGCCGAGTTCCAGGACATCCTGCGCTACTGGCTGGATCGCGGGGTCGACGGATTCCGGATCGACGTCGCGCACGGGCTGGCCAAGGACCCGCAGATGCCGGACGTGTCCGGGGAGCCCGGATCCACCCATCCGCACTGGGACCTCGACGAGGTACACGAGGTGTACCGGGACTGGCGGCGGATCCTCGACGGCTATCCCGGGGATCGGGTCTTCGTCGGCGAGATCTGGGTGCAGACCACCGAGCGACTCGCCCTCTACCTGCGGCCGGATGAGCTGCACACCGCGTTCAACTTCGCGTTCCTCACCGCGCCCTGGGAGGCGACCGCCCTGCGCACCGCGGTCGACGACAGTCTGCGGGTCCTCGAACGGGTCGGCGCCCCGGCCACCTGGGTGCTGTCCAACCACGACGTGGTCCGGCACGTCACCCGCTACGGCGGCGGCGAGATCGGGCTGCGGCGGGCCCGGGCGGCGACCCTGCTGATGCTCGCCCTGCCCGGCAGCGCCTACCTCTATCAGGGCGAGGAGCTCGGCCTGCCCGAGGTCGAAGACCTTCCCGACGCGGTACGCCGGGACCCCGTCTTCCAGCGCACCGGCGGCGCCGACCCCGGTCGCGACGGATGCCGGGTGCCGCTGCCGTGGTCGGCCGACTCGGCGTCACTGGGGTTCGGGCCGGGCCCGGAGTCCTGGCTGCCCCAGCCACCGGCGTGGGCCGCACTGACCGCCGAACGCCAGAACAGCGATCCGGCCTCGACCCTGAACCTGTACCGCGCGGCCCTCGCCGTGCGTCGTGACCTGACCGGCGACCTCACCTGGCTCCGCACGCCCGACGGGGTGCTGGCCTTCCGTCGCGGACCCGGATTCCTGTGCGTGGTCAATGTCGGCGACGCACCGATCCGCGTCCCACCCG of the Actinoplanes sichuanensis genome contains:
- a CDS encoding glycoside hydrolase family 13 protein; translation: MSWWRHAVIYQVYVWSFADSDGDGVGDLRGVRSRLPYLRELGVDAIWLNPFYPSPQADNGYDVADHRDVDPRFGVLADADDLIREAHTLGLRIIIDLVPNHTSSEHPWFRAALAAPPGAAVRGRYLFRDGRGPHGDRPPNNWTSRFGGRAWTRAPDGQWYLHLFAPQQPDLDWTADEVRAEFQDILRYWLDRGVDGFRIDVAHGLAKDPQMPDVSGEPGSTHPHWDLDEVHEVYRDWRRILDGYPGDRVFVGEIWVQTTERLALYLRPDELHTAFNFAFLTAPWEATALRTAVDDSLRVLERVGAPATWVLSNHDVVRHVTRYGGGEIGLRRARAATLLMLALPGSAYLYQGEELGLPEVEDLPDAVRRDPVFQRTGGADPGRDGCRVPLPWSADSASLGFGPGPESWLPQPPAWAALTAERQNSDPASTLNLYRAALAVRRDLTGDLTWLRTPDGVLAFRRGPGFLCVVNVGDAPIRVPPEARTAATLLTSSSRVHGDELPGATAAWYRC